A part of Biomphalaria glabrata chromosome 3, xgBioGlab47.1, whole genome shotgun sequence genomic DNA contains:
- the LOC129924972 gene encoding uncharacterized protein LOC129924972, with protein MVISICSTFLIAVALVCTDILIYIWKRVFNVGSGSSPAVQFSIQSNAVVCTSNAAEEIEIANSTEENHVYDSIIYTGYQTFQPKTSEDLTETINSNATSISDLSIQPETSESLTESIPTSIADQTPKTSEGLTITINGTSTRIADQTETDPVYINMACQTIQPKSSECLIESIYKIPTNNAVRIFQPKTSESQTATVS; from the exons ATGGTCATTTCAATTTGCTCAACTTTCTTGATTGCTGTTGCATTGGTTTGTACTgacattttaatttacatttggaAAAGAGTATTCAATGTCGGTTCAG GCTCCTCACCAGCTGTTCAATTTAG TATTCAAAGCAATGCTGTGGTCTGCACCTCCAATGCTGCTGAAGAAATAGAGATT GCGAACAGTACAGAAGAAAACCATGTTTATGACTCAATAATATATACAGGATATCAGACC TTCCAGCCCAAGACTTCAGAGGACCTAACTGAAACGATTAATTCAAATGCTACAAGTATTTCTGACCTAAGT ATCCAGCCTGAAACTTCGGAGAGCCTAACTGAAAGCATCCCAACCAGTATTGCTGACCAAACT CCCAAGACTTCAGAGGGCCTAACTATAACTATTAATGGAACCTCCACCCGTATTGCTGACCAAACAGAAACAGATCCAGTTTATATTAATATGGCTTGCCAAACT ATCCAGCCCAAATCTTCAGAGTGCCTTATTGAAAGCATCTATAAAATACCTACAAACAATGCTGTCCGAATT TTCCAGCCCAAGACTTCAGAGAGTCAAACTGCAACTGTTAGTTGA